The following coding sequences are from one Capsicum annuum cultivar UCD-10X-F1 chromosome 3, UCD10Xv1.1, whole genome shotgun sequence window:
- the LOC124896964 gene encoding uncharacterized protein LOC124896964: MAIRELVVKSCSVSISSSVVKYNSLRKLSLYDVRLDENMLQTLVNKCPLLVSVILEYCQGLEKIKSDSLKVLKIFYSEIGEIDAPNLASLEYAGNQIPELRIARNSSQLEHSKIVFVCHDNVNAALFCKLRKFLSNSTSWSQVLLYFIKCSEINTTDLQLHYRGSNLQMNHTSSIPQVEVLNVNIPFQTEECPTFVDALLWSCRPKRLNLQSTSAMFTHFLNRLIYMKNSSHSTSHGKEPWHSQLKEVKAFDVKNQPLELGSGETGSKQPHGE; this comes from the coding sequence ATGGCTATAAGAGAATTGGTTGTGAAGAGTTGTTCTGTTTCGATATCCAGTAGTGTTGTGAAATACAATTCTTTGAGAAAACTTTCTCTATATGATGTAAGATTAGATGAAAACATGCTTCAGACTCTAGTTAATAAATGTCCCTTACTTGTCTCTGTCATCCTAGAGTATTGTCAGGGGTTAGAAAAGATCAAGTCGGATTCCCTGAAGGTCTTAAAGATTTTTTATAGTGAGATAGGGGAGATTGACGCTCCGAATTTGGCATCGCTTGAGTACGCGGGGAATCAAATTCCTGAACTTAGAATTGCAAGAAATTCAAGCCAATTAGAGCACTCAAAAATCGTTTTTGTATGCCACGACAATGTAAATGCTGCCTTGTTTTGTAAGTTGAGGAAGTTCCTATCAAATTCGACCTCTTGGTCTCAAGTTTtgctttattttataaaatgcaGTGAGATCAACACGACAGATTTGCAACTGCACTACAGAGGTTCTAATTTGCAAATGAACCACACAAGTTCTATCCCACAGGTGGAAGTTTTAAATGTCAATATTCCTTTCCAGACTGAGGAGTGCCCAACTTTTGTGGATGCTTTGCTATGGAGTTGTCGTCCTAAGAGACTCAACCTACAATCAACAAGCGCAATGTTTACACATTTCCTTAATCGCTTGATATATATGAAGAATTCGAGTCATTCTACTTCTCATGGAAAGGAGCCTTGGCATAGTCAGTTAAAAGAAGTAAAAGCCTTTGACGTGAAAAATCAGCCACTGGAACTCGGAAGTGGGGAGACAGGCAGTAAGCAGCCTCACGGAGAGTGA